Proteins encoded by one window of Blautia luti:
- a CDS encoding glutamate synthase subunit beta, whose product MGKPTGFLEYKRETAKVLPPKVRIANFKEFRTPLNKEKQKLQGARCMACGVPFCQSGMMIGGMASGCPLHNLVPETNDLVYTGNWKQAFLRLSKTHSFPEFTSRVCPALCEAACTCNINGEPVSTKENERAIIETAYENGWVTPQIPEVRTGKSIAVIGSGPSGLAAAQQLNRRGHSVTVFERKDRVGGLLRYGIPNMKLDKAVVDRRIHLMEEEGVKFVTNVNVGKDIKAEELLKQFDRVILACGASNPRDIKVPGRDAKGIYFAVDFLGQVTKALLDSDFAKVPYELAKGKNVLVIGGGDTGNDCVGTSIRLGAKSVIQLEMMPKPPVERTPSNPWPQWPRVLKTDYGQEEAIAVFGHDPRVYQTTVTEFIKDKNGNVCQAKLTKLKSEKDPKTGRMMMVPVEGTEEVIPVDVVLIAAGFLGSEKYVTDAFKVAINGRTNVDTKPEQYQTSVDKVFTAGDMHRGQSLVVWAIREGREAAKAVDESLMGYSYL is encoded by the coding sequence ATGGGAAAACCTACGGGATTTTTAGAGTATAAAAGAGAGACGGCAAAGGTTCTGCCGCCAAAGGTCCGCATTGCAAATTTCAAAGAATTCAGGACACCTTTAAATAAAGAAAAACAGAAACTTCAGGGCGCACGCTGCATGGCATGCGGTGTCCCATTCTGCCAGTCAGGTATGATGATTGGCGGTATGGCATCCGGCTGCCCTCTGCATAACCTTGTACCTGAGACAAACGATCTGGTTTATACAGGCAACTGGAAACAGGCATTCTTAAGACTGAGCAAGACACACAGTTTCCCGGAATTTACTTCACGTGTCTGCCCTGCACTCTGCGAAGCAGCCTGCACCTGTAATATAAACGGAGAACCGGTATCCACCAAAGAAAACGAACGTGCGATCATCGAGACAGCCTATGAGAACGGATGGGTAACCCCACAGATCCCGGAAGTACGCACAGGCAAATCTATTGCAGTCATCGGAAGTGGTCCCTCCGGACTGGCAGCAGCTCAGCAGTTAAACAGACGAGGCCACAGCGTAACTGTATTTGAAAGAAAAGACCGTGTAGGCGGACTTCTCCGTTACGGTATTCCTAACATGAAGCTGGACAAAGCTGTTGTTGACAGAAGAATCCATCTTATGGAAGAAGAGGGAGTTAAATTCGTTACAAATGTAAACGTAGGAAAGGACATCAAAGCAGAAGAACTTCTGAAACAGTTCGACCGCGTCATCCTTGCCTGCGGAGCATCCAATCCACGAGACATTAAAGTTCCGGGACGGGATGCAAAAGGAATTTATTTCGCAGTAGATTTCCTGGGACAGGTAACAAAAGCGCTGTTGGACTCTGATTTTGCCAAAGTTCCATATGAACTTGCCAAAGGAAAAAATGTTCTGGTCATCGGTGGTGGTGATACAGGAAATGACTGTGTGGGAACTTCTATCCGTCTGGGTGCCAAATCTGTGATCCAGTTAGAGATGATGCCGAAGCCACCAGTGGAAAGAACACCATCCAATCCATGGCCGCAGTGGCCGAGAGTTCTCAAAACAGACTATGGTCAGGAAGAAGCCATTGCTGTATTCGGACATGATCCACGAGTATACCAGACTACGGTTACCGAGTTTATCAAAGACAAAAACGGAAACGTCTGCCAGGCAAAACTCACGAAATTAAAGAGCGAAAAAGATCCAAAGACAGGACGTATGATGATGGTACCTGTAGAAGGAACAGAAGAAGTCATCCCTGTAGACGTAGTTCTTATCGCAGCCGGTTTCCTTGGCAGTGAGAAATATGTAACAGACGCATTTAAGGTAGCCATCAATGGAAGAACCAATGTAGATACAAAACCAGAGCAGTATCAGACCTCAGTAGACAAAGTCTTCACTGCTGGAGACATGCACAGAGGCCAGTCCCTGGTAGTATGGGCGATCCGTGAAGGCAGAGAAGCTGCGAAAGCGGTAGATGAATCGCTGATGGGATATTCCTATCTGTAA
- a CDS encoding TnpV protein: MADIEEQAQKRFERIVEQMAESEGITEQLKANDQVAWVGEMNNIWSRARAVVNAELIYN, translated from the coding sequence TTGGCTGATATAGAAGAACAGGCACAGAAACGCTTTGAAAGGATTGTAGAGCAGATGGCAGAGAGTGAAGGTATTACCGAACAACTTAAAGCAAATGATCAGGTGGCTTGGGTAGGAGAAATGAATAATATTTGGAGTAGAGCAAGAGCGGTTGTGAATGCTGAATTGATTTATAACTAA
- a CDS encoding MerR family transcriptional regulator: protein MKIKDVEERTGLSRSNVRFYEKEKLIEPSRNESNGYRDYSENDVENIKKIAYLRTLGISIEDIRSIISGKVTLQETLERQNEILNSQITDLNKAKLMCEKMLGEESISYEKLQVEQYVTELQDYWKDNQTVFKLDSVSFLYIWGSMLTWITITVLCLIIGALSYSKLPTEIPVQWSKGVATSLVNKNWIFICPVICIIIRYLLKPFIYAKLQMNNYYGKIITEYLTNYMCFIVLSVEIFSILFTFGVVKSVVVLLFVNTAVFMGLLVVGLTKMDLRGKEIL from the coding sequence ATGAAAATAAAAGACGTAGAAGAACGAACAGGTTTATCCCGTTCTAATGTTCGTTTTTATGAAAAGGAAAAACTCATTGAGCCTTCAAGAAACGAAAGTAATGGTTATAGAGATTATTCAGAAAATGATGTGGAAAATATAAAGAAGATTGCATATCTGCGTACATTAGGAATTTCTATTGAGGATATACGAAGCATTATATCTGGAAAAGTAACATTGCAGGAAACGCTTGAGAGGCAGAATGAAATATTAAATAGTCAGATTACTGATTTGAATAAGGCAAAACTCATGTGCGAAAAAATGTTGGGTGAAGAAAGTATTAGTTATGAAAAATTACAGGTAGAACAATATGTAACAGAGTTGCAGGATTATTGGAAAGATAATCAAACTGTTTTCAAACTAGATTCAGTCAGCTTTTTGTATATATGGGGAAGTATGCTTACTTGGATAACGATTACCGTACTATGCTTGATTATTGGGGCGTTGTCTTATTCTAAGCTGCCGACAGAAATTCCGGTACAATGGAGTAAAGGTGTGGCAACATCTTTGGTGAATAAAAATTGGATTTTTATTTGTCCGGTTATCTGCATTATAATCCGTTATTTATTAAAACCTTTTATCTATGCCAAATTACAGATGAACAATTATTATGGAAAAATTATAACAGAGTATTTGACAAATTATATGTGTTTTATTGTATTGTCAGTAGAAATTTTCTCAATACTTTTTACTTTCGGAGTGGTAAAAAGTGTTGTTGTACTTTTATTTGTGAATACGGCAGTCTTTATGGGATTGTTAGTAGTCGGATTGACAAAAATGGATTTGAGAGGAAAAGAAATTTTATGA
- a CDS encoding ATP-binding cassette domain-containing protein — translation MIQISNLIKKYGETVVFSNLNYTFENTCIYGLVGRNGAGKTTLLNILSNYDKNYTGVISIDGEKMNKVDYLDMPVAYAMDQPIFFNNRSKNSLTIGDGMNCTFEHVCSNS, via the coding sequence ATGATTCAGATTTCAAATTTAATTAAAAAATATGGTGAAACAGTCGTTTTTTCGAACTTAAACTATACATTTGAAAATACTTGTATTTATGGACTTGTTGGAAGAAATGGAGCTGGAAAGACTACCCTTTTGAATATACTTTCGAATTATGATAAAAATTATACGGGAGTAATTTCTATCGATGGAGAAAAAATGAACAAGGTTGATTATCTTGATATGCCAGTTGCCTATGCAATGGATCAACCCATTTTTTTTAACAACCGTAGCAAGAATTCCCTCACTATAGGTGATGGGATGAATTGCACATTCGAGCATGTCTGCTCAAATTCATAA